A single window of Lynx canadensis isolate LIC74 chromosome C2, mLynCan4.pri.v2, whole genome shotgun sequence DNA harbors:
- the NRIP1 gene encoding nuclear receptor-interacting protein 1, with the protein MTHGEELGSDVHQDSIVLTYLEGLLMHQAAEGSGTAVDKKSAGHNEDDQNFNISGSAFPTCQSNGPVLNTHSHQGSGMLHLKKARLLQSSEDWNAAKRKRLSDSIVNLNVKKEALLAGMVDNVPKGKQDSTLLASLLQSFSSRLQTVALSQQIRQSLKEQGYALSHDSLKVEKDLRCYGVASSHLKTLLKKSKAKDQKPDTSLPDVTKNLIRDRFPESPHRVGQSGTKVMSEPLSCAARLQAVASMVEKRASPATSPKPSVACSQLALLLSSEAHLQQYSREHALKTQNASQAASERLAAMARLQENGQKDVGSFQLSKGMSSHLNGQARTSSSKLMASKNTTFQNPVGVPSSPKNAGYKNSLERNSIKQAASNSLLLHLLKSQTIPKPMNGHNHSERGSIFEDSSTPTTIDEYSDNNPSFTDDSSGDESSYSNCVPIDLSCKHRIEKPEPDQPVSLDNLTQSLLNTWDPKVPSVDLKEDQDTSKNSKLNSHQKVTLLQLLLGHKNEESVERNSIPQEVHSDVTKFGSQNYTRTSVIESPSTNRTTPVSTPPLLGSSKAESPINLSQHSLVIKWNSPPYACSSQPEKPANTASNHLMDLTKSKESQGEKPVQNEGAQNSATFSASKLLQNLAQCGMQSSAAGEEQRPSKQLLSVNTDKPVGMVDRLNSPLLSNKTNAVEENKAFSSPATGPESGLSGSEIENLLERRTVLQLLLGNPNKGKSEKKEKIPLRDESTQEHTDRALNEQILMVKIKSEPCDDLHIHNTNVHLSHDAKGAPFLGMAPPVQRSAAALPVPEDFKSEPVSPQDFSFSKNGLLSRLLRQNQESYLADDLDNSHRNSELTLLESKNLCMVPKKRKLYTEPLENPFKKMKNNIVDAANSHSASEVLYGSLLNQQELKFNKSDLEFKYPASHGSASDGEHRSWARESKSFNVLKQLLLSENCVRDLSQHRSNSVVESKKKGHKNTVTNSKPEFSISSLNGLMYSSPQPSSCMDSRTFPYPGGVKTPMSPSFPEHMGCAGSRPESGLSNGCSMTSEKGPIKWVITDADKNEYEKDCPRLTKTNPILYYMLQKGGSSVTSRETQDKDIWREPSSAESVSQVTIKEELLPAAETKASFFNLRSPYNSHMGSNASRPHSANGEVYGLLGNVLTIKKESE; encoded by the coding sequence ATGACTCATGGAGAAGAGCTTGGCTCTGATGTGCACCAGGATTCTATTGTTTTAACTTACCTAGAAGGATTACTAATGCATCAGGCAGCAGAGGGATCAGGGACTGCCGTTGACAAAAAGTCTGCTGGGCATAATGAAGACGATCAGAACTTTAACATTTCTGGCAGTGCATTTCCCACCTGTCAAAGTAATGGGCCCGTTCTCAATACACATTCACATCAGGGATCTGGCATGTTGCATCTCAAAAAAGCCAGGCTCTTGCAGTCTTCTGAGGACTGGAACGCAGCGAAGCGGAAGAGGCTGTCTGATTCCATCGTAAATTTAAACGTAAAGAAGGAAGCTTTGCTAGCTGGCATGGTTGACAATGTGCCTAAAGGCAAACAAGATAGCACATTACTGGCCTCTTTGCTTCAGTCATTCAGCTCTAGGCTGCAGACTGTTGCTCTGTCGCAACAAATTAGGCAGAGCCTCAAGGAGCAAGGATATGCCCTCAGTCATGACtccttaaaagtggaaaaagatttAAGGTGCTACGGTGTTGCGTCAAGTCACTTAAAAACTTTGTTGAAGAAAAGTAAAGCTAAAGATCAAAAGCCTGATACCAGTCTTCCTGACGTAACTAAGAACCTCATCAGAGATCGGTTCCCAGAGTCACCGCATCGTGTTGGACAAAGTGGGACAAAGGTCATGAGCGAACCCTTGTCGTGTGCTGCAAGATTGCAGGCGGTTGCAAGCATGGTGGAAAAAAGGGCTAGTCCTGCCACTTCCCCCAAACCTAGTGTTGCTTGCAGCCAGTTAGCATTACTCCTTTCGAGTGAAGCCCATTTGCAGCAGTATTCTCGAGAACatgctttaaaaacacaaaacgcCAGTCAGGCGGCGAGTGAGAGACTTGCTGCGATGGCCAGATTGCAGGAAAATGGCCAGAAGGATGTTGGCAGTTTCCAGCTCTCAAAAGGAATGTCAAGCCATCTCAATGGTCAGGCAAGAACATCATCAAGCAAACTAATGGCTAGCAAGAATACCACGTTTCAGAATCCGGTGGGTGTTCCCTCTTCCCCCAAAAATGCAGGCTATAAGAACTCACTGGAAAGAAACAGTATAAAACAAGCTGCTAGTAATAGTTTGCTTTTACATCTTCTTAAAAGCCAGACCATACCAAAGCCAATGAACGGACATAATCATAGTGAGAGAGGAAGCATTTTTGAGGATAGCAGTACACCTACAACCATTGATGAGTACTCAGATAACAATCCTAGTTTTACAGATGATAGCAGTGGCGATGAAAGTTCTTATTCCAACTGTGTTCCCATAGACTTGTCCTGCAAACATCGAATTGAGAAACCAGAACCCGACCAGCCTGTTTCTCTAGATAATTTAACTCAGTCCTTGCTAAACACTTGGGATCCCAAAGTCCCCAGTGTCGATCTCAAAGAAGATCAAGATACCTCAAAGAATTCCAAGCTAAATTCGCACCAGAAAGTAACACTTCTTCAATTGCTCCTCGGCCATAAGAATGAAGAAAGCGTCGAAAGAAACAGCATTCCTCAGGAAGTACACAGTGACGTGACAAAGTTCGGTTCACAGAATTACACGAGGACTTCTGTAATAGAAAGCCCCAGTACAAACAGGACTACCCCAGTGAGCACTCCTCCATTACTGGGATCCTCAAAAGCAGAGTCCCCCATCAACCTTTCCCAACACTCTCTGGTCATCAAATGGAACTCCCCACCATATGCCTGCAGCTCTCAACCTGAAAAGCCAGCAAATACTGCGTCTAACCACTTGATGGACCTTACGAAAAGCAAAGAATCGCAAGGAGAGAAACCAGTCCAAAATGAAGGTGCACAAAACTCTGCAACTTTCAGTGCCAGTAAACTGTTACAAAATTTAGCTCAGTGTGGAATGCAGTCTTCCGcagcaggagaagagcagagaccTAGTAAGCAGCTGCTAAGTGTAAACACAGATAAACCTGTAGGCATGGTTGACAGATTAAATAGTCCTCtgctctcaaataaaacaaatgcgGTTGAAGAAAATAAGGCATTTAGCAGTCCAGCAACAGGTCCCGAATCAGGACTTTCTGGttctgaaatagaaaatctgcTTGAAAGGCGCACTGTCCTCCAGTTGCTCCTGGGAAACCCCAACAAAGGGAAgagtgaaaagaaagagaaaattccttTAAGAGATGAAAGCACTCAGGAACACACAGATAGAGctttaaatgaacaaatactgatggtaaaaataaaatctgagccTTGCGATGACTTACATATTCATAATACAAATGTGCACTTGAGCCACGACGCCAAGGGTGCCCCGTTCTTAGGTATGGCTCCTCCCGTGCAGAGAAGCGCAGCTGCCTTACCAGTGCCCGAGGACTTTAAATCGGAGCCCGTTTCACCtcaggatttttctttctcaaagaatgGTCTGTTAAGTCGATTGCTAAGACAGAATCAAGAGAGTTACCTGGCAGATGATCTGGACAATAGTCACAGAAATAGTGAACTGACACTTCTAGAATCAAAGAATCTTTGCATGGTTCCTAAGAAAAGGAAGCTTTACACGGAGCCTTTAGAAAATCcgtttaaaaagatgaaaaataacataGTCGATGCTGCAAACAGTCACAGTGCTTCAGAAGTGTTGTATGGGTCCTTGCTTAACCAGCAAGAGCTGAAATTTAACAAAAGTGATCTTGAATTTAAATATCCTGCCAGCCATGGTTCAGCCAGCGATGGTGAACATAGGAGTTGGGCCAGAGAGAGCAAAAGCTTCAATGTTCTGAAACAGCTGCTTCTCTCAGAAAACTGTGTAAGAGATTTGTCCCAGCACAGGAGTAACTCTGTTGTTGAGAGtaaaaagaaaggacacaaaaatactgtgACCAACAGCAAGCCTGAATTcagcatttcttctttaaatggaCTGATGTACAGCTCCCCTCAGCCGAGCAGTTGCATGGATAGCAGGACATTTCCATACCCAGGGGGAGTAAAAACTCCCATGAGCCCTTCTTTTCCCGAGCACATGGGCTGTGCAGGGTCTAGACCAGAATCTGGGCTTTCGAATGGGTGTTCCATGACCAGTGAGAAGGGACCCATTAAGTGGGTTATCACAGATGCAGATAAGAATGAGTATGAAAAAGACTGTCCCAGACTGACCAAAACTAACCCAATACTGTATTACATGCTTCAGAAGGGAGGCAGTTCTGTTACCAGTCGAGAAACACAGGACAAGGACATTTGGAGGGAGCCCTCATCTGCTGAAAGCGTCTCACAGGTTACAATCAAAGAAGAGTTACTTCCTGCTGCAGAAACTAAAGCTTCTTTCTTTAATCTCAGAAGCCCTTACAATAGCCATATGGGAAGTAATGCCTCTCGCCCACACAGCGCAAATGGAGAAGTTTATGGACTTCTGGGAAACGTgctaacaataaaaaaagaatcagaataa